In the genome of Equus asinus isolate D_3611 breed Donkey chromosome 9, EquAss-T2T_v2, whole genome shotgun sequence, one region contains:
- the MTX3 gene encoding metaxin-3 isoform X3, translating into MAAPLELSCWGGGWGLPSVHSESLVVMAYAKFSGAPLKVNVIDNTWRGSRGDVPILTTKDNIVSQPAKILNFLRKQKYNADYELSARQGADTLAYIALLEEKLLPAVLHTFWVENDNYFTVTKPWFASRIPFPLSLILPGRMSKGALNRILLTRGEPPLYHLREVEAQIYRDAKECLNLLSHRLGTSQFFFGDMPSTLDAYVFGFLAPLYKVRFPKVQLQEHLKQLSNLCRFCDDILNSYFRHSLGDG; encoded by the exons ATGGCGGCCCCCTTGGAGCTCAGTTGTTGGGGAGGCGGCTGGGGGCTCCCATCGGTACACAGCGAGTCCTTGGTGGTGATG GCGTACGCCAAATTTTCTGGTGCACCCTTGAAAGTCAATGTCATAGATAACACCTGGAGAGGTTCAAGAG GCGATGTACCAATTTTGACAACTAAAGACAACATTGTTTCTCAGCCAGCAAAAATActaaactttttaagaaaacag aaatataatgctgATTATGAACTCTCAGCGAGACAAGGAGCAGATACACTGGCTTACATCGCTCTCCTTGAAGAGAAGCTTCTTCCGGCAGTG cttcACACTTTCTGGGTTGAGAATGACAATTACTTTACTGTGACAAAGCCATGGTTTGCGTCACGAATTCCCTTTCCCTTGAGTTTGATCCTGCCTGGAAGAATGTCTAAGGGAGCACTGAATAGGATTCTCCTGACCAGAGGAGAGCCTCCGCTCTACCACCTCCGGGAAGTGGAAGCGCAG ATATACAGAGATGCCAAGGAGTGCCTAAATCTTCTGTCACACAGACTGGGGACATCTCAGTTCTTCTTTGGAGATAT gcCTTCTACCCTGGATGCCTACGTGTTCGGTTTTCTTGCACCTCTTTATAAAGTACGCTTTCCTAAAGTTCAGCTACAAGAACATTTGAAACAGCTCTCCAACCTGTGTCGCTTTTGTGATGACATCCTAAACAGTTATTTTAGGCATAGTCTTGGAG ATGGATGA
- the MTX3 gene encoding metaxin-3 isoform X2, which produces MAAPLELSCWGGGWGLPSVHSESLVVMAYAKFSGAPLKVNVIDNTWRGSRGDVPILTTKDNIVSQPAKILNFLRKQKYNADYELSARQGADTLAYIALLEEKLLPAVLHTFWVENDNYFTVTKPWFASRIPFPLSLILPGRMSKGALNRILLTRGEPPLYHLREVEAQIYRDAKECLNLLSHRLGTSQFFFGDMPSTLDAYVFGFLAPLYKVRFPKVQLQEHLKQLSNLCRFCDDILNSYFRHSLGAFSCVNRNQQQTDFGEASLLLDKKRSMPICRNSPSL; this is translated from the exons ATGGCGGCCCCCTTGGAGCTCAGTTGTTGGGGAGGCGGCTGGGGGCTCCCATCGGTACACAGCGAGTCCTTGGTGGTGATG GCGTACGCCAAATTTTCTGGTGCACCCTTGAAAGTCAATGTCATAGATAACACCTGGAGAGGTTCAAGAG GCGATGTACCAATTTTGACAACTAAAGACAACATTGTTTCTCAGCCAGCAAAAATActaaactttttaagaaaacag aaatataatgctgATTATGAACTCTCAGCGAGACAAGGAGCAGATACACTGGCTTACATCGCTCTCCTTGAAGAGAAGCTTCTTCCGGCAGTG cttcACACTTTCTGGGTTGAGAATGACAATTACTTTACTGTGACAAAGCCATGGTTTGCGTCACGAATTCCCTTTCCCTTGAGTTTGATCCTGCCTGGAAGAATGTCTAAGGGAGCACTGAATAGGATTCTCCTGACCAGAGGAGAGCCTCCGCTCTACCACCTCCGGGAAGTGGAAGCGCAG ATATACAGAGATGCCAAGGAGTGCCTAAATCTTCTGTCACACAGACTGGGGACATCTCAGTTCTTCTTTGGAGATAT gcCTTCTACCCTGGATGCCTACGTGTTCGGTTTTCTTGCACCTCTTTATAAAGTACGCTTTCCTAAAGTTCAGCTACAAGAACATTTGAAACAGCTCTCCAACCTGTGTCGCTTTTGTGATGACATCCTAAACAGTTATTTTAGGCATAGTCTTGGAG CATTTTCCTGCGTGAACAGAAATCAGCAGCAGACTGATTTTGGTGAG GCATCTCTCCTGCTGGACAAGAAACGGTCGATGCCAATCTGCAGAAACTCACCCAGCTTGTAA
- the MTX3 gene encoding metaxin-3 isoform X1, protein MAAPLELSCWGGGWGLPSVHSESLVVMAYAKFSGAPLKVNVIDNTWRGSRGDVPILTTKDNIVSQPAKILNFLRKQKYNADYELSARQGADTLAYIALLEEKLLPAVLHTFWVENDNYFTVTKPWFASRIPFPLSLILPGRMSKGALNRILLTRGEPPLYHLREVEAQIYRDAKECLNLLSHRLGTSQFFFGDMPSTLDAYVFGFLAPLYKVRFPKVQLQEHLKQLSNLCRFCDDILNSYFRHSLGGISPAGQETVDANLQKLTQLVNKESNLIEKMDDNLRQSPQLPPRKLPTLKLTPAEEESNSLQRLSP, encoded by the exons ATGGCGGCCCCCTTGGAGCTCAGTTGTTGGGGAGGCGGCTGGGGGCTCCCATCGGTACACAGCGAGTCCTTGGTGGTGATG GCGTACGCCAAATTTTCTGGTGCACCCTTGAAAGTCAATGTCATAGATAACACCTGGAGAGGTTCAAGAG GCGATGTACCAATTTTGACAACTAAAGACAACATTGTTTCTCAGCCAGCAAAAATActaaactttttaagaaaacag aaatataatgctgATTATGAACTCTCAGCGAGACAAGGAGCAGATACACTGGCTTACATCGCTCTCCTTGAAGAGAAGCTTCTTCCGGCAGTG cttcACACTTTCTGGGTTGAGAATGACAATTACTTTACTGTGACAAAGCCATGGTTTGCGTCACGAATTCCCTTTCCCTTGAGTTTGATCCTGCCTGGAAGAATGTCTAAGGGAGCACTGAATAGGATTCTCCTGACCAGAGGAGAGCCTCCGCTCTACCACCTCCGGGAAGTGGAAGCGCAG ATATACAGAGATGCCAAGGAGTGCCTAAATCTTCTGTCACACAGACTGGGGACATCTCAGTTCTTCTTTGGAGATAT gcCTTCTACCCTGGATGCCTACGTGTTCGGTTTTCTTGCACCTCTTTATAAAGTACGCTTTCCTAAAGTTCAGCTACAAGAACATTTGAAACAGCTCTCCAACCTGTGTCGCTTTTGTGATGACATCCTAAACAGTTATTTTAGGCATAGTCTTGGAG GCATCTCTCCTGCTGGACAAGAAACGGTCGATGCCAATCTGCAGAAACTCACCCAGCTTGTAAATAAGGAATCCAACTTGATTGAAAAG ATGGATGACAATCTTCGCCAAAGCCCTCAACTCCCTCCTCGGAAACTGCCGACACTTAAGTTGACTCCAGCGGAAGAAGAAAGTAATTCCTTACAAAGGCTGTCACCCTGA